In Microbaculum marinisediminis, one DNA window encodes the following:
- a CDS encoding branched-chain amino acid ABC transporter permease translates to MAVYVQFLIDVLSLGSLYALMALGLVIVYGILKLVNFAYGELIMVAGYSLFLLGGTPLPWLVMAAVAVLMAIGAGIATEYAAFRPVRSKSVTAVLITSFAFSTLLQNAALLFISPRARTVPLPDIFSDTVVLFGAIIPLRNILTIVAAAIMLAIFSFIMKKTVLGLAMRAAATKFTMARMLGIPANLVITSAFALSGLLAGVVSLFWLGRIGSVVPGIGLEPLLVAFIATVIGGMRSLQGAVFGGFLLALIVTTFNYLLPPELLKFRDAFTFSLVILILLWRPDGLIQGPATGQRT, encoded by the coding sequence GTGGCGGTCTATGTACAGTTCCTGATCGACGTGCTGAGCCTTGGCAGCCTCTATGCGCTGATGGCGCTCGGTTTGGTCATCGTCTACGGCATCCTCAAACTGGTGAACTTCGCCTATGGCGAACTCATCATGGTCGCCGGATATTCGTTGTTCCTGCTCGGCGGCACGCCGCTTCCCTGGCTGGTCATGGCGGCGGTCGCCGTGCTGATGGCCATCGGAGCCGGCATCGCCACCGAGTACGCCGCCTTCCGCCCGGTGCGCTCCAAATCGGTGACGGCGGTGCTCATCACCTCCTTCGCTTTCTCCACCTTGCTGCAGAACGCGGCGCTGCTGTTCATCTCGCCGCGCGCCCGCACCGTGCCGCTCCCTGACATCTTCTCCGATACCGTGGTGTTGTTCGGCGCGATCATTCCGCTGCGCAACATCCTCACCATCGTTGCCGCCGCGATCATGCTGGCGATCTTTTCCTTCATCATGAAGAAGACTGTTCTGGGTCTGGCAATGCGCGCCGCCGCCACCAAGTTCACCATGGCGCGGATGCTGGGCATCCCGGCCAATCTGGTTATCACCTCGGCCTTCGCGCTGAGCGGCCTGTTGGCTGGCGTGGTCTCCCTGTTCTGGCTTGGCCGCATCGGCTCGGTCGTGCCGGGCATCGGTCTGGAGCCGCTGCTCGTCGCCTTCATCGCTACCGTCATCGGCGGCATGCGCAGTCTGCAGGGCGCAGTGTTCGGCGGATTCCTGCTGGCGCTGATCGTCACAACCTTCAACTATTTGCTCCCGCCCGAGCTTCTCAAGTTCCGGGATGCTTTCACCTTCTCGCTCGTCATCCTGATCCTGCTGTGGCGTCCCGACGGGCTAATCCAAGGGCCGGCGACCGGCCAGCGCACCTGA
- a CDS encoding ABC transporter ATP-binding protein, whose amino-acid sequence MLEIEEIELRYGAVKAVRDVSLRVEQGELVTLLGANGAGKSSTLKSIAGVLKPARGTIRLDGRDISGLTPEQLVRRGVAMVPETRDVFPDLTVEENLQLGAFCRRRDTRGVAASQERMFELFPLLAERIRQPAGTLSGGQQQQLVIARAMMSDPRLLLLDEPSLGLAPVIVDRIFEMILELRQSGVTILLVEQNASKALKISDRSYVLSLGRVATSGASADIAAGSDLKSIYLG is encoded by the coding sequence ATGCTTGAGATCGAAGAGATCGAACTGCGTTACGGTGCCGTCAAGGCGGTACGCGACGTGAGCCTGCGGGTGGAGCAGGGGGAACTCGTCACGCTGCTGGGGGCAAATGGCGCCGGCAAGTCGTCCACGCTGAAATCCATCGCCGGCGTCCTGAAACCGGCGCGCGGCACAATTCGGCTCGATGGGCGCGACATCTCCGGGCTGACGCCTGAGCAACTCGTGCGCCGGGGTGTGGCTATGGTGCCGGAAACCCGCGACGTGTTCCCCGATCTGACTGTTGAGGAAAACTTGCAGCTCGGCGCTTTCTGTCGCCGCAGGGATACGCGCGGTGTTGCGGCCAGCCAAGAACGAATGTTCGAGCTTTTCCCGCTGCTTGCCGAGCGCATCCGCCAGCCGGCCGGAACGTTGTCCGGCGGCCAGCAGCAGCAGCTCGTCATCGCGCGCGCCATGATGTCCGATCCCCGGCTGCTCCTTCTCGACGAGCCCTCGCTTGGCCTTGCGCCTGTTATCGTCGATCGCATTTTCGAGATGATTTTAGAGCTGCGCCAATCCGGCGTGACAATCCTTCTGGTGGAACAGAACGCCTCCAAGGCGCTCAAGATCAGCGACCGCTCCTATGTGCTGTCACTCGGCCGTGTCGCGACGTCCGGCGCTTCGGCCGACATCGCCGCGGGGTCCGACCTGAAATCGATCTATCTGGGGTGA
- a CDS encoding ABC transporter substrate-binding protein — translation MVFRRGVSRLVLAAALGFGLAGSAVAEEEIIIGGALSLTGVQAPLDEPGLKGAEVAVKALNDQGGLLGKKVKLINIDGKSDPVTVGNNAINVIDQGAELIIAPCDFDFGGPASREAQNADIVGISTCASDPLYSAWSLGDKQFTLSMWNTAMGATAAEYAFNERGWKSAYVVTDQFIAYTKSLSKYFTQHYKDLGGEVVLEDAYTQGAQDFSAQLARLQALPEKPDVIFISSYMPDLGTIIRAIREVGITTPIMGGDSYDDPSLFEALGERFGNDIYFVSHTWMGSEAHPDMSKFIELYKAQHGAEPDTSFVATGWDTVMLMAQAVEIAGSTDGAAVAKALEENEFDLLTGKLSYSNAELGHQPDKSAALIGISGGKPSFLGWRRAESQPPL, via the coding sequence GTGGTTTTTCGCAGGGGAGTTTCGCGCCTGGTTCTGGCGGCTGCACTTGGCTTCGGTCTGGCGGGCAGCGCTGTGGCGGAAGAAGAGATCATCATCGGCGGTGCGCTCAGCCTGACCGGGGTTCAGGCGCCGCTTGATGAACCTGGCCTCAAGGGCGCTGAAGTTGCCGTGAAGGCGTTGAACGACCAGGGCGGCCTGCTCGGCAAGAAGGTCAAGCTGATCAACATCGACGGCAAGAGCGATCCGGTGACTGTCGGCAACAACGCCATCAACGTGATCGATCAGGGAGCCGAGCTGATCATTGCGCCTTGCGATTTCGATTTCGGCGGTCCCGCCAGCCGCGAGGCGCAGAACGCGGATATCGTCGGCATCTCGACTTGCGCCTCCGATCCGCTTTACAGCGCCTGGTCGCTCGGCGACAAGCAGTTCACGCTGTCGATGTGGAACACGGCTATGGGCGCGACCGCGGCCGAGTATGCCTTCAATGAGCGCGGCTGGAAGTCAGCCTATGTCGTCACCGACCAGTTCATTGCCTATACCAAGAGCCTGAGCAAGTATTTCACCCAGCATTACAAGGACCTGGGTGGCGAGGTCGTGCTTGAGGATGCCTACACGCAGGGCGCGCAGGACTTTTCGGCGCAACTCGCCCGGCTTCAGGCCCTGCCCGAAAAGCCGGATGTGATTTTCATCTCGTCTTATATGCCGGACCTCGGTACCATCATCCGCGCGATCCGCGAAGTCGGTATCACGACGCCCATCATGGGCGGTGACTCCTACGACGATCCGAGCCTCTTCGAAGCTCTGGGCGAGCGCTTCGGCAACGACATCTACTTCGTTAGCCATACCTGGATGGGTTCTGAGGCGCATCCCGACATGAGCAAGTTCATCGAGCTCTACAAGGCCCAGCACGGCGCCGAGCCCGACACCTCCTTTGTCGCCACCGGCTGGGATACGGTCATGCTGATGGCACAGGCGGTCGAGATCGCCGGCTCCACCGACGGTGCGGCCGTTGCCAAGGCGCTCGAGGAAAACGAGTTCGACCTGCTCACCGGCAAACTCTCTTATTCCAATGCCGAGCTCGGCCATCAGCCGGACAAATCCGCTGCGCTCATCGGCATCAGCGGCGGCAAGCCCTCCTTCCTCGGCTGGCGCCGCGCCGAGAGCCAGCCGCCTCTCTGA
- a CDS encoding ABC transporter ATP-binding protein codes for MANQSLKANSITVEFVGLRALDTVSLTLNRGEILGLIGPNGSGKTTLINVLTGQVKPVSGTVTCDGEDISALLPRERALHGILRSFQTVRLFSNLTVEENIEVAAIAKGSSRREAGRVVDRLLEEFSLGTYRAELAGSLSYGDERRVEIARALAAEPKYLLLDEPAAGMNEDESATLMQILARLPQERDLGIVIIDHDMPLIMRLCHRLQAIAQGRTIGEGGVDEVRRLPAVIEAYLGADALTTEDHA; via the coding sequence ATGGCCAATCAAAGCCTGAAGGCGAATTCCATCACGGTGGAATTCGTCGGCCTGCGGGCTCTCGACACTGTCAGCCTCACGCTGAACCGGGGCGAGATTCTCGGCCTCATCGGGCCGAATGGCTCGGGCAAGACGACGCTCATCAATGTGCTTACCGGGCAGGTGAAGCCGGTCTCCGGCACAGTCACCTGCGACGGCGAGGATATCAGCGCATTGCTGCCGCGCGAAAGGGCTCTACACGGTATCCTGCGTTCGTTCCAGACCGTGCGACTGTTCTCCAATCTGACGGTGGAGGAGAACATCGAGGTCGCCGCAATTGCCAAAGGCAGTTCGCGTCGAGAGGCCGGCAGGGTCGTCGATCGCCTGCTGGAGGAGTTCTCGCTGGGGACCTATCGCGCCGAACTCGCCGGTTCGCTCAGTTACGGCGACGAGCGTCGTGTCGAAATTGCCCGGGCGCTGGCGGCCGAGCCGAAATATCTGCTGCTCGACGAACCCGCTGCCGGCATGAACGAGGACGAGTCGGCGACGCTCATGCAGATTCTCGCCCGTCTGCCGCAGGAGCGTGACCTCGGCATCGTCATCATTGACCACGACATGCCGCTCATCATGCGCCTATGCCACCGCCTGCAGGCCATTGCTCAGGGAAGAACCATCGGCGAGGGCGGGGTGGACGAGGTGCGTCGCCTGCCGGCGGTGATCGAGGCCTATCTGGGCGCCGACGCTTTGACAACTGAAGACCATGCTTGA